In the genome of Nocardia terpenica, one region contains:
- a CDS encoding type I polyketide synthase, with protein sequence MTALSSAAEAVIGISPFGEPNARLVAAICAAGGLGVLDLGTGDRRARQELARAGRWPPGPFGVRLGGSCALDPVELAGEGADISTVVLDADARWRPAELRSRFRVLVEVTSSEEALRAVRDGAHGLVARGCECGGRIGELTTFVLLQQLLSAEAVDVPIWACGGIGPRSAAAAVVGGAAGVVLDTQLALLAESNVPGEVAAAIRTMDGSETTVVDGFRVLRRRGHDAVPDPEGPDVRGRLGARDLRAQLLPIGQDGFLAARFAEQWGDAGTAVRAVTEAIHDAVRGDALAEVLVPDSPMSRALGTSLPVVQGPMTRVSDQALFAEQVAAEGGLPFIALALADREQTLALLEQTRDVLGGRPWGVGVLGFAPEEIRAAQLEVIRAIRPPCAIVAGGRPSQASALEEVGIEAFLHVPSAGLLKQFLDAGARKFVFEGAECGGHVGPRASFPLWEAQIDVLIKYLDGTSESADGLRVLFAGGIHDSRSAAMVAALASPLAARGVAIGVLMGTAYLLTEQAVSCGAIEPVFQDQVVTARQTVLLETAPGHATRCVRSPFTDTFLAVKDELREQGATDRQVWETLESLNLGRLRLASKGIERVGDTLARVDRDRQVAEGLFMAGQVAALRGEVTTIRALHESVSTAAAAYFVRRAADLRTRFSERGGEPQAPAPLDIAVIGMSCMFPGAPDLASFGATVVGGVDTITEVSPDRWDPAIYYAPDGADGTSASKWGGFLPDIPFDALRYGIPPTALSSIEPVQLLALEAAWRSLVDAGYGERVFDRSRTSVIFGAESGSDLSSTISLRACLPGYLGELPAALDAQLPKLTEDSFPGMLANVIAGRIANRLGLGGANYTVDAACASSLAAVDAACRELALGTSDVVLCGGADLHNGIGDYLLFSSVHALSPTGRSRSFDDSADGIVLGEGVACVVLKRLADAERDGDRIYAVIKGVGRSSDGRSMGLTAPRPQGQRLALERAYRNAGISPAEVGLLEAHGTGTMVGDRTELAVLTDVFTDAGANPGGCVLGSVKSQIGHTKCAAGMAGLIKTALALRSGVLPPTLHVTRPNSGWDAESSPFVFHAAARPWAAAPAQRVAGVSAFGFGGTNFHVVLRAYEGGAPSKHALDEWPAELFTFRGADRQAATREVERLLKLVDADEPWRLRDVALAASRRSDSRAEPVRIAVVASDLEQLRGLLRRAITGEDDPSGGVFVSDPEWDRDGAVAFLFPGQGSQSPGMLAELMVTFPEVQYYLQRGRRWADALYPPVAFDLATAKAQQERITDTRVAQPALGIVGMAAHDLLTAAGVRPDMMAGHSYGELVALCAAGAFTPDTLLELSAARAEAILSSTGADPGAMAAVSAGAREVAEALRAADLADRVVVANQNSPKETVVSGPSAAVDTAVRRLHAAGLRAKRIRVACAFHSPLLGRARERFADVLADTPVCEAEVPVWSNRTAAGYPTHPEQVRSELSAQIDAPVRFGDQVEAMYAEGARVFVEVGPGSVLTGLVSDILGDRPHRTVSCEGGRGLTGFLRALARLATSGVRVDTEWLFQGRDAIDAYHATSPQRPGWIVNGHRVRTVSGAALAGALEPPQRIALGDTVLQQRATVNNGGALGHDREALISQFLRTSQEMVAAQRDVLLSYFGEAPPPRAAAELQAVSAAAEQAPVPPHETVEPKQALVTLSTDDILSAVAELISERTGYPVDMIESDLDLEADLSIDSIKRAEIVGELVGRIIPADTAGVTELDDTELEELSKARTTSAITEWLLARRDDDADARATPARDDGSPDTIAEKPAEQAVRPGAVPKRLLLKEVPLPAGDLARGKALHGKRFVMLGSGNGLAESLATRLAALGADTVTREATHRIGEPDGHVDGVWYLDGLSDTDTPVLPESFPVFRAALLRNPEWLVAVRSAAAEPDDRTAGLRGLFRALSREYPDTTARLVEVDPRRAPDALAEELLAELLAEDRIPVVRRCDGVRHGFDLVEAGLGPLGATGAGPAGDCTAEASALGLDRESVVLLIGGARGITARFAATLAAASRCRLELVGRTAAPVGPEDPAIAAATDRAALRAALIAQGRRSAADIERTVGEISAQREIGTSLEELRELGSDVRYHSLDVHDAEGVHRLVKDIHSEHGRLDGLVYAAGVIEDKLVADKDLASFQRVFGTKVDGARELLDAVQGLPNGPRFAVLFGSIAAVLGNRGQADYAAANDALQSLGSRWAARTGRRALTVHWGPWAPVGPHGGMVSPELGREYVRRGIELIDPEEGALGLLRELAWGEPAVDTVVYTASGW encoded by the coding sequence ATGACGGCTTTGTCCTCTGCGGCCGAGGCCGTGATCGGAATCAGTCCGTTCGGCGAGCCCAATGCACGGCTCGTCGCTGCGATCTGCGCAGCGGGGGGTCTCGGGGTGCTCGATCTGGGTACGGGGGACCGGCGAGCCCGGCAGGAACTGGCCAGGGCCGGACGTTGGCCTCCGGGGCCGTTCGGGGTGCGGCTGGGGGGTAGCTGTGCGCTCGATCCGGTCGAGCTGGCCGGGGAGGGCGCGGACATCAGCACGGTGGTGCTGGACGCGGACGCTCGGTGGCGGCCCGCCGAACTCCGCTCCCGCTTCCGAGTGCTGGTCGAGGTGACCAGTTCGGAGGAGGCATTGCGCGCGGTGCGGGACGGGGCGCACGGATTGGTCGCCCGTGGCTGCGAATGCGGTGGCCGAATCGGTGAGCTGACCACATTCGTTCTGCTCCAGCAGTTGTTGTCGGCGGAGGCAGTGGATGTTCCGATTTGGGCGTGTGGCGGAATCGGTCCCCGGTCCGCGGCCGCGGCCGTTGTCGGCGGTGCGGCCGGTGTCGTGCTGGATACCCAGTTGGCGTTGCTGGCCGAGTCGAACGTGCCCGGGGAGGTCGCCGCCGCGATCCGCACCATGGATGGCTCCGAGACCACTGTGGTCGACGGGTTCCGGGTGCTGCGCAGGCGCGGGCACGATGCCGTACCGGATCCGGAGGGCCCCGACGTCCGGGGTCGGCTGGGCGCCCGCGATCTACGCGCTCAATTGCTGCCGATCGGTCAGGACGGCTTTCTCGCCGCACGGTTCGCCGAGCAGTGGGGTGATGCCGGGACGGCGGTACGGGCGGTGACCGAGGCCATTCACGACGCGGTGCGAGGCGATGCGCTCGCGGAGGTGCTTGTCCCGGACTCCCCGATGAGCCGCGCACTGGGCACCTCACTCCCCGTCGTGCAGGGGCCGATGACCCGGGTCAGCGACCAAGCGCTGTTCGCTGAACAGGTCGCCGCCGAGGGCGGGCTGCCGTTCATCGCGTTGGCGCTGGCCGACCGAGAGCAGACCCTTGCTCTGCTGGAGCAGACCCGCGACGTGCTCGGTGGGCGGCCCTGGGGGGTGGGGGTGCTCGGCTTTGCGCCGGAGGAGATCCGGGCTGCCCAGCTCGAGGTCATTCGCGCCATCCGCCCGCCGTGTGCGATCGTCGCGGGCGGGCGGCCCTCGCAGGCGTCGGCCCTGGAGGAGGTGGGCATCGAGGCGTTCCTGCATGTGCCGTCCGCCGGTTTGCTGAAACAGTTTCTGGATGCGGGCGCGCGCAAGTTCGTCTTCGAGGGTGCCGAGTGCGGCGGGCATGTCGGACCTCGTGCCAGCTTTCCGCTGTGGGAAGCGCAGATCGACGTCCTGATCAAGTACCTGGATGGAACCTCCGAGTCGGCCGACGGGCTGCGGGTGTTGTTTGCCGGTGGAATCCACGACTCGCGGTCCGCGGCCATGGTGGCCGCGCTGGCCTCCCCACTGGCAGCGCGCGGGGTGGCCATCGGCGTGTTGATGGGCACCGCTTACTTGCTGACCGAACAAGCGGTGAGCTGTGGCGCTATCGAGCCGGTGTTCCAGGACCAGGTGGTGACCGCGCGGCAGACCGTGCTCCTGGAGACCGCGCCCGGCCACGCCACCCGGTGCGTGCGCAGCCCGTTTACCGACACCTTCCTGGCCGTCAAGGACGAACTGCGCGAGCAGGGCGCCACCGACCGGCAGGTATGGGAGACGCTCGAAAGCCTCAACCTCGGCCGGTTGCGGCTGGCCAGCAAGGGAATCGAACGAGTCGGCGACACGCTGGCCCGGGTCGACCGCGACCGTCAGGTCGCCGAGGGCTTGTTCATGGCCGGTCAGGTCGCCGCCCTGCGCGGCGAGGTCACCACGATCCGCGCGCTACACGAGTCGGTGAGCACGGCGGCAGCGGCGTACTTCGTCCGGCGCGCGGCCGACCTGCGGACGCGGTTCAGCGAGCGGGGCGGCGAGCCGCAGGCCCCCGCCCCGCTCGATATCGCGGTGATCGGGATGTCCTGCATGTTCCCGGGAGCGCCGGACCTGGCCAGTTTCGGGGCCACCGTGGTCGGCGGGGTGGACACGATCACCGAGGTGTCACCCGACCGCTGGGATCCGGCGATCTATTACGCGCCGGACGGCGCCGACGGGACGTCCGCGTCGAAATGGGGCGGGTTCCTGCCGGACATCCCGTTCGACGCGCTGCGCTACGGCATCCCGCCGACCGCGTTGAGCAGTATCGAGCCCGTGCAGCTGCTGGCTTTGGAGGCAGCGTGGCGATCACTCGTCGATGCCGGATACGGCGAGCGGGTTTTCGATCGGTCACGAACGTCCGTGATCTTCGGCGCCGAGTCCGGTAGCGACCTGTCCAGTACGATTTCGCTGCGTGCCTGCCTGCCGGGCTATCTCGGTGAGCTGCCTGCCGCGCTGGACGCCCAGCTGCCCAAGCTGACCGAGGACTCGTTTCCCGGGATGCTGGCCAACGTCATCGCCGGGCGGATCGCGAATCGGCTCGGTCTCGGCGGCGCCAACTACACGGTGGACGCGGCATGCGCGTCCTCGCTGGCGGCGGTGGACGCGGCCTGTAGGGAATTGGCCCTCGGCACCAGCGACGTGGTGCTGTGCGGCGGCGCCGACCTGCATAACGGGATCGGTGACTATCTGCTCTTCTCGTCGGTGCATGCCCTGTCGCCCACCGGCCGGTCGCGCTCCTTCGATGATTCGGCGGACGGCATCGTCCTCGGCGAGGGTGTGGCCTGCGTGGTGCTCAAGCGGCTGGCCGACGCCGAACGCGATGGCGACCGGATCTACGCGGTCATCAAGGGGGTGGGCAGGTCGAGCGACGGCAGGTCGATGGGCCTGACCGCGCCGCGGCCGCAGGGGCAGCGGCTTGCGCTGGAACGGGCGTATCGCAATGCGGGTATCTCGCCCGCCGAGGTCGGACTGCTCGAGGCGCACGGTACGGGGACGATGGTGGGTGACCGCACCGAGTTGGCCGTCCTGACCGACGTGTTCACCGATGCGGGCGCGAATCCCGGTGGTTGCGTGCTGGGTTCGGTGAAATCGCAGATCGGGCATACGAAGTGCGCGGCAGGCATGGCCGGTCTGATCAAGACCGCGTTGGCGTTGCGCTCCGGGGTGTTGCCGCCCACGCTGCATGTGACGCGGCCGAACTCGGGGTGGGACGCCGAGTCCAGCCCATTCGTGTTCCACGCCGCGGCGCGGCCGTGGGCTGCCGCCCCCGCGCAGCGGGTTGCCGGGGTGAGCGCGTTCGGCTTCGGCGGCACCAACTTTCACGTCGTCCTGCGAGCCTATGAGGGCGGGGCGCCGTCGAAGCACGCCCTCGACGAGTGGCCCGCCGAGTTGTTCACCTTCCGGGGCGCGGACCGGCAGGCCGCTACCCGCGAGGTCGAGCGGTTGCTGAAACTGGTCGACGCCGACGAGCCATGGCGATTGCGTGATGTGGCACTGGCCGCATCGCGTCGCTCCGACTCCCGCGCCGAACCGGTGCGGATCGCGGTGGTGGCCAGCGACCTGGAACAGTTGCGCGGCCTGCTGCGCCGCGCGATAACCGGCGAAGATGACCCCTCGGGTGGTGTCTTTGTCTCCGACCCGGAATGGGACCGGGACGGTGCGGTTGCGTTCCTGTTCCCGGGACAGGGCAGCCAGAGCCCGGGGATGCTCGCCGAGTTGATGGTGACCTTTCCGGAGGTCCAGTACTACCTGCAACGTGGCCGCCGCTGGGCCGACGCCCTCTATCCGCCGGTCGCGTTCGACCTTGCCACGGCCAAGGCACAGCAGGAACGGATCACCGACACCAGGGTCGCCCAGCCCGCGCTGGGCATCGTCGGCATGGCCGCCCACGACCTGCTCACCGCGGCGGGGGTACGGCCGGACATGATGGCGGGGCACAGCTACGGCGAGCTGGTAGCGCTGTGCGCGGCCGGGGCGTTCACCCCGGATACGCTGCTGGAGCTCAGTGCCGCTCGCGCCGAAGCGATCCTCTCCTCGACCGGTGCCGACCCCGGTGCGATGGCCGCGGTGTCCGCCGGTGCGCGGGAGGTCGCCGAGGCCCTTCGCGCCGCCGATCTCGCCGACCGGGTTGTGGTGGCCAACCAGAATTCGCCGAAGGAAACCGTGGTCTCCGGCCCGAGCGCCGCGGTGGACACGGCGGTGCGGCGGCTGCACGCGGCAGGGCTGCGCGCCAAGCGAATTCGAGTCGCCTGCGCGTTCCACAGTCCGCTGCTGGGGCGCGCCCGCGAGCGCTTCGCCGACGTACTCGCGGACACACCGGTGTGCGAAGCCGAGGTGCCGGTCTGGTCCAACCGCACCGCGGCCGGATACCCCACACACCCCGAGCAGGTGCGCAGCGAACTCTCCGCCCAGATCGACGCACCCGTGCGGTTCGGGGACCAGGTCGAGGCGATGTACGCCGAGGGCGCACGGGTGTTCGTGGAGGTCGGCCCCGGTTCGGTGCTCACGGGACTGGTATCGGACATTCTCGGTGACCGTCCACATCGGACGGTGAGCTGCGAGGGCGGACGGGGCCTGACGGGGTTCCTGCGGGCATTGGCGCGGCTGGCCACGTCCGGAGTTCGAGTGGACACGGAATGGCTGTTCCAGGGACGGGACGCGATCGACGCTTATCACGCCACCTCACCGCAACGGCCTGGGTGGATCGTCAATGGGCACCGTGTCCGGACCGTCTCCGGCGCGGCGCTGGCCGGTGCGCTCGAGCCGCCGCAACGTATAGCGCTGGGGGACACTGTGTTACAGCAACGTGCCACCGTGAACAATGGCGGCGCCCTCGGCCACGACCGGGAGGCGCTGATCTCCCAGTTCTTGCGGACCAGCCAGGAAATGGTCGCCGCCCAGCGGGACGTGCTGCTCAGCTACTTCGGGGAAGCGCCACCACCGCGCGCCGCCGCGGAACTCCAGGCCGTTTCGGCGGCTGCCGAGCAAGCTCCGGTGCCGCCGCACGAAACCGTCGAGCCGAAACAGGCGTTGGTCACGCTGTCCACGGACGACATCCTGTCTGCGGTCGCGGAATTGATCAGTGAGCGAACCGGATACCCGGTCGACATGATCGAATCAGACCTTGATCTCGAGGCGGACCTGAGCATCGACTCGATAAAGCGGGCCGAGATCGTCGGGGAGCTGGTCGGGAGGATCATCCCGGCCGACACCGCCGGGGTGACCGAACTCGACGACACCGAACTGGAGGAACTGTCCAAGGCGCGAACCACTTCGGCTATCACCGAGTGGCTGCTTGCCCGCCGTGATGACGACGCCGATGCGCGAGCAACCCCGGCCCGGGACGACGGTTCGCCCGACACCATCGCGGAGAAGCCTGCCGAGCAGGCGGTTCGGCCGGGCGCGGTGCCCAAACGGCTGCTGCTGAAGGAGGTGCCGCTCCCCGCAGGCGACCTCGCACGCGGAAAAGCCCTGCACGGCAAGCGGTTCGTGATGCTGGGCTCGGGAAACGGCCTCGCCGAGAGCCTGGCGACCAGGCTCGCAGCGCTCGGCGCCGACACCGTCACCCGGGAAGCGACCCACCGGATCGGCGAGCCGGACGGCCACGTGGACGGTGTGTGGTACCTCGATGGACTCTCGGACACGGACACGCCGGTGCTGCCGGAATCGTTCCCGGTATTTCGAGCGGCTCTGCTGCGTAATCCGGAGTGGCTGGTCGCCGTGCGGTCGGCCGCCGCCGAGCCGGACGACCGCACGGCCGGGCTGCGCGGGCTGTTTCGCGCGCTGTCTCGGGAATACCCGGACACGACGGCGCGGCTCGTCGAGGTCGACCCGCGGCGCGCGCCGGACGCACTGGCCGAGGAACTGCTCGCCGAACTGCTCGCCGAGGATCGAATCCCCGTGGTGCGGCGCTGCGACGGCGTCCGGCACGGATTCGATCTCGTCGAGGCGGGTCTCGGCCCGCTCGGCGCCACCGGTGCCGGTCCTGCGGGTGATTGCACGGCGGAGGCGAGCGCGCTGGGCCTCGATCGCGAATCGGTGGTCCTGCTGATCGGCGGAGCGCGCGGGATCACCGCGCGGTTCGCGGCCACGCTCGCGGCGGCGAGCCGCTGTCGGCTCGAGCTGGTCGGGCGGACCGCCGCGCCGGTCGGCCCGGAGGATCCGGCCATCGCGGCGGCGACCGACCGCGCGGCCTTGCGCGCCGCGCTGATCGCGCAGGGCCGACGGTCGGCGGCCGACATCGAACGGACGGTCGGCGAGATCTCAGCCCAGCGCGAGATCGGGACGAGCCTGGAAGAACTGCGCGAATTGGGCAGCGACGTGCGGTACCACTCGCTGGATGTGCACGACGCCGAAGGCGTGCATCGGCTCGTGAAGGACATCCACAGCGAGCACGGCCGTCTGGACGGTCTGGTCTACGCCGCGGGCGTGATCGAGGACAAACTGGTCGCGGACAAGGACCTGGCATCCTTCCAG
- a CDS encoding MFS transporter has translation MNSSALDNEPEPTPEPSARTPLDVSSKIALAVVLTGELMSILDDSVVLTALPTLQQSLGTGPAGLQWLTAGYALTFALGLITGGRLGDIYGRRKTFLLGTVGFTLASLLCGIAADPGMLIAARVLQGGAAAVMIPQVLATLHVTFDGENRSRAFGLYGAVLPMANVLGPILGGLLTEADLFGLSWRPIFLINVPIGLTVIILGRKFITESTAAKADRLDLAGMLLSAIAMVLIVFPLTEGHAHGWPLWCWAMVAGGLLVLGVFLRHQQRRTDDAPLVVLSLFNGRQFAGGLSAQLMLGLLCGLFFMTWTLYLQRGLGMSPVTAGLAFVLLALGELAGAITTTKTAGRFARRLPQTGALITLAAITAYGIQISSARADSTLLTMTAPVLLLGFGLGMIGGPIADLTLAKVPHEHAGSASGLFNTALQLGYALGIALTGLVFFSATGDSPTSTLNRAAFTGVLWWVAAALTVMWALMFCLPRRADG, from the coding sequence GTGAATTCCTCCGCGCTCGACAACGAGCCCGAGCCAACCCCCGAACCTTCGGCTCGAACCCCGCTCGACGTGTCCTCGAAGATCGCCCTCGCGGTCGTTCTGACCGGCGAACTCATGAGCATCCTCGACGATTCGGTCGTCCTCACCGCTCTTCCTACGCTCCAGCAGTCACTCGGCACCGGACCAGCGGGGTTGCAGTGGCTGACCGCGGGTTACGCGCTGACCTTCGCGCTCGGGCTGATCACCGGCGGCAGGCTCGGCGACATCTACGGCCGCCGCAAGACCTTCCTGCTCGGCACCGTCGGGTTCACCCTCGCCTCGCTGCTGTGCGGCATCGCGGCCGACCCCGGCATGCTGATCGCCGCCCGCGTACTCCAAGGCGGAGCCGCCGCCGTGATGATCCCGCAGGTTCTGGCCACCCTCCACGTCACCTTCGACGGCGAAAACCGCAGCAGGGCCTTCGGCCTCTACGGAGCCGTCCTGCCGATGGCCAACGTCTTGGGTCCGATCCTGGGCGGCTTACTCACCGAGGCCGACCTGTTCGGACTGTCCTGGCGGCCGATCTTCCTGATCAACGTGCCCATCGGGCTCACCGTGATCATCCTCGGACGCAAGTTCATCACCGAGTCGACCGCGGCGAAGGCCGACCGACTCGACCTCGCCGGCATGCTGCTGTCCGCGATCGCGATGGTGCTGATCGTCTTTCCGCTCACCGAAGGCCACGCCCACGGCTGGCCGCTGTGGTGCTGGGCCATGGTCGCCGGTGGTCTGCTTGTGCTCGGCGTCTTCCTGCGCCACCAACAGCGCCGCACCGACGATGCCCCGCTGGTAGTGCTGTCGCTGTTCAACGGCAGACAGTTCGCTGGTGGTCTTTCCGCGCAGCTGATGCTGGGCCTGCTGTGCGGACTGTTCTTCATGACCTGGACGCTGTATTTGCAGCGTGGCCTGGGCATGAGCCCGGTGACAGCAGGTCTGGCCTTCGTGCTGCTCGCTCTCGGCGAGCTGGCCGGTGCGATCACCACGACGAAGACCGCCGGACGCTTCGCGCGTCGCCTGCCCCAGACCGGAGCCCTGATCACCCTCGCCGCGATCACGGCCTACGGGATCCAGATCAGCAGCGCGCGAGCCGATTCGACGCTGCTCACGATGACGGCCCCCGTTCTGCTACTCGGGTTCGGCCTCGGCATGATCGGCGGACCGATCGCCGATCTGACTCTCGCGAAGGTTCCGCACGAGCACGCCGGTTCGGCCTCTGGCCTGTTCAACACCGCACTCCAGCTGGGCTACGCCCTCGGTATCGCACTGACCGGCCTCGTGTTCTTCTCCGCCACCGGCGACTCACCCACGAGCACGCTCAACCGCGCCGCGTTCACCGGCGTGCTGTGGTGGGTCGCAGCCGCCTTGACAGTGATGTGGGCCTTGATGTTCTGCCTGCCCCGGCGCGCGGACGGCTGA
- a CDS encoding LacI family DNA-binding transcriptional regulator: MTDSRTARRRGKPTMADVAAHAGVSRALVSLAFRDRPGASAQTRDRIFRAADELGYRPDTAARLLARSHSGVIGVVVTMRNLFHADLVDGIYPIAAELGYDILLAATAPTRNERQVVESLLGHRCEGLILLGPTLTSEQLATVGRQVPTVAISRSAPGTGVGAVHAAEAHGVRQVIDYLVELGHTDIAHIDGGSGSGSAARRRAYRTGMQRHGLADRIRILPGDHTEASGLAAATTLLTADTPLPTAVFASNDRTAVGLLDGLRRDGLRPPRDISIVGYDDSPLAQLIHIDLTTVNQDPARQAEHAVRALADRLENPDTPARDVAVQPKLVVRGTSGPPPNRTDTGILP; this comes from the coding sequence GTGACCGACTCGCGAACCGCGCGCAGACGTGGCAAGCCGACGATGGCGGATGTCGCCGCGCACGCCGGAGTATCGCGCGCCCTGGTCTCGCTGGCGTTCCGCGATCGGCCGGGCGCCAGTGCACAAACCCGCGACCGGATCTTCCGCGCCGCAGACGAACTCGGGTACCGGCCCGACACCGCCGCTCGCCTGCTTGCCCGCAGCCACAGCGGCGTCATCGGGGTCGTGGTCACCATGCGCAACCTGTTCCACGCCGACCTGGTCGACGGAATCTACCCGATCGCGGCGGAATTGGGCTACGACATCCTGCTGGCCGCCACCGCACCCACCCGCAATGAACGACAGGTCGTCGAGTCGCTGCTCGGCCATCGCTGCGAGGGCCTGATCCTGCTCGGGCCCACACTGACCAGCGAGCAATTGGCCACCGTCGGAAGACAAGTGCCCACCGTGGCCATCAGCCGCAGCGCACCGGGTACCGGCGTCGGCGCCGTCCATGCCGCCGAAGCCCACGGCGTGCGCCAGGTGATCGACTATCTCGTCGAACTCGGGCACACCGACATCGCCCATATCGACGGCGGTTCCGGCTCCGGCTCCGCCGCTCGCCGCCGCGCCTACCGCACCGGCATGCAGCGCCACGGACTCGCCGACCGTATCCGCATCCTGCCCGGCGACCACACCGAAGCCTCCGGCCTCGCCGCCGCGACCACCCTGCTCACCGCCGACACTCCCCTACCCACAGCCGTTTTCGCCAGCAACGACCGCACCGCGGTCGGGCTGCTCGACGGGCTCCGGCGCGACGGCCTGCGGCCACCGCGCGACATATCCATCGTCGGCTACGACGACAGCCCCCTCGCCCAGCTCATCCACATCGACCTCACCACCGTCAACCAGGACCCCGCCCGACAAGCCGAACACGCCGTCCGCGCCCTCGCCGATCGCCTCGAAAACCCCGACACCCCAGCCCGCGACGTTGCCGTCCAACCCAAACTCGTCGTCCGCGGCACCTCCGGACCACCCCCGAATCGGACGGATACCGGGATCCTCCCCTGA